The Raphanus sativus cultivar WK10039 chromosome 2, ASM80110v3, whole genome shotgun sequence genome includes a region encoding these proteins:
- the LOC108840429 gene encoding uncharacterized protein LOC108840429, producing MSVTLMVADAVWSNIESTGSVTEEQLSILHLLFGKNLEKATRIIDKRGVKKISGLPSGRHIFQVVGESQKREEYLCFPGDYCGCYSFFYDVVSRGEQQCCKHQLAARLASCLGTYSEIEVSDEHLAVMLSKI from the exons ATGAGCGTCACTCTTATGGTCGCAGACGCCGTCTGGTCGAACATCGAATCTACCGGCTCAG TGACTGAAGAACAGCTCTCAAT CTTGCATTTGTTGTTTGGTAAGAATCTTGAGAAAGCGACCAGAATCATCGACAAGAGAGGCGTCAAGAAAATCTCTGGCTTACCTAGTGGAAGACACATCTTTCAG GTTGTGGGAGAATCTCAAAAGAGGGAAGAGTATCTCTGCTTCCCAGGAGATTACTGTGGATGCTATTCTTTCTTCTACGATGTTGTTAGCAGAGGAGAGCAACAATGT tgtaaGCATCAATTGGCTGCGAGGCTGGCTTCTTGTTTGGGTACATACAGCGAAATTGAGGTCTCAGATGAGCATCTTGCCGTGATGCTTTCAAAGATCTGA
- the LOC130508370 gene encoding uncharacterized protein LOC130508370 yields the protein MEVITDEVNATATETLGRNDPEEEAVVTAEERKIERDNNGGERKRGSETPPEDDCCPICFGSFTVPCRGDCGHWYCGSCILQYWNYAAVSTPCKCPMCVRHITKLTPDASLQQRQEPEVKEVLAKIRRYNRLFVGGFTGFVQKVKELPLLMKRMVWHIMDPDTNSLYFSEVRIFAMLMSTLYTASEFNFIPTGGFRIVTVFEYGAIAMILILRLVGVYRRRRLAQRVRHVAAAEVEPE from the exons ATGGAGGTGATAACCGACGAGGTAAACGCCACGGCGACGGAAACTCTTGGTCGAAACGATCCGGAGGAGGAGGCGGTCGTGACCGCAGAGGAGAGGAAGATTGAAAGGGATAATAATGggggagagaggaagagagggagCGAGACGCCTCCAGAGGATGATTGTTGCCCGATCTGCTTCGGCTCCTTTACGGTTCCGTGTCGAGGGGATTGTGGCCATTGGTATTGCG GAAGCTGCATCTTGCAGTACTGGAACTATGCTGCAGTATCTACGCCTTGCAAGTGTCCCATGTGTGTTCGTCACATCACTAAGCTGACACCGGACGCGTCCTTGCAGCAGCGCCAAGAGCCGGAGGTGAAGGAGGTTCTTGCTAAGATCCGTAGGTATAACCGTCTCTTTGTTGGAGGTTTTACTGGTTTTGTTCAG AAGGTGAAGGAGCTACCTTTGCTAATGAAGAGAATGGTGTGGCACATAATGGATCCAGATACGAACAGCCTGTATTTTAGCGAAGTTCGCATCTTTGCA ATGTTGATGAGTACCCTTTACACTGCCTCCGAGTTTAACTTCATCCCAACGG GAGGGTTCAGAATAGTAACGGTGTTCGAGTACGGAGCTATAGCAATGATCTTGATTCTGCGCTTGGTGGGGGTATACAGGAGGAGACGTCTTGCTCAGCGGGTTAGGCATGTTGCAGCTGCAGAAGTTGAACCAGAATAG
- the LOC130508367 gene encoding uncharacterized protein LOC130508367 produces the protein MATRAISQEAFDDLVRENVEDLGMEPSEALEDALHTLKLQGVDLSGIITCVPGESSVRDNPVIACLDRLKELDTVTLLRDEDLDEISSLLVKLNELCSSGQESGNVAIATKHGAVELITCSICSKIKIGTRSDSIVVPCLQALAVLIHDIQSTEAFRNASGPRIVVDLLRDSSSDSDSLDAGFAVVAAAATGNEVVKELFMELKVDELILKVLNRESKTTIRALYDAIRVLLTPDDNRVVASQVYGYARTFAKLGIAKALTEALQAGIGSDSLVSASIALKSIAVNDEICKSIAESGGIDTLLRCIDDSGEQGNKTAAKTCCSLLSKLAGSDSNKSTIVEKRGLDKLIKLAQRFSDDPLVIQEVMSIISIICLRSPDHAASAIEAGAGDLAIQAMKRFPAAAQMQRNACNMIRNIAVRNAENRKILLANGIEKLIRNAKANNEICRASATDALRDLGLDNYNS, from the exons ATGGCTACCCGTGCAATATCTCAGGAGGCATTCGACGATCTCGTAAGGGAAAACGTGGAAGATCTAGGAATGGAACCTTCCGAAGCTCTCGAAGACGCTCTCCACACACTCAAGCTCCAAGGCGTCGATCTCTCCG GGATCATTACTTGTGTTCCAGGAGAAAGTAGCGTCAGGGACAACCCTGTGATCGCGTGTTTAGATAGGCTCAAAGAGCTCGACACTGTTACTCTACTTCGAGACGAGGATTTGGATGAGATTTCGAGTTTGTTAGTCAAGCTCAACGAGCTTTGTAGCAGCGGTCAAGAGTCAGGGAACGTGGCGATTGCTACGAAACATGGCGCCGTGGAGCTGATAACATGCTCGATTTGTTCCAAAATCAAGATAGGCACTAGAAGTGATTCCATTGTTGTTCCGTGTTTGCAAGCTTTGGCTGTTTTGATCCATG ACATTCAGAGCACAGAGGCGTTCAGGAATGCTTCTGGACCGAGGATTGTAGTGGATCTCTTGAGAGACTCCAGCTCGGATTCCGATTCTTTAGATGCTGGTTTtgctgttgttgctgctgcAGCGACTGGTAACGAAGTTGTGAAAGAGCTATTCATGGAGCTGAAGGTCGATGAACTTATCCTGAAAGTGCTGAATCGGGAGAGTAAAACCACGATTAGAGCTTTGTATGATGCCATTCGTGTTCTTTTGACCCCAGACGACAACCGTGTGGTTGCTTCCCAA GTTTATGGCTATGCCCGGACTTTTGCCAAATTAGGTATTGCAAAGGCCCTCACTGAAGCATTACAGGCAGGGATTGGCTCCGATAGCTTGGTATCGGCAAGTATTGCGTTAAAATCAATCGCTGTAAAC GATGAAATATGTAAATCTATTGCTGAAAGTGGTGGAATAGACACACTTCTTCGATGTATTGATGATAGTGGTGAACAAGGCAACAAGACTGCTGCGAAGACATGCTGTTCCCTCTTGTCCAAG TTGGCAGGAAGTGACTCTAACAAGAGTACCATAGTTGAGAAGCGGGGTCTAGACAAGTTAATCAAACTCGCACAACGGTTCTCGGATGATCCTCTAGTCATACAAGAG GTCATGTCGATAATCTCTATAATCTGTCTGAGATCACCAGACCACGCAGCCAGTGCTATAGAAGCTGGAGCTGGTGATCTGGCAATCCAAGCTATGAAGAGGTTCCCAGCAGCGGCTCAAATGCAGAGAAACGCTTGCAACATGATACGGAACATTGCTGTGAGAAATGCAGAGAACAG AAAAATCCTGCTTGCCAATGGAATTGAGAAGCTGATAAGGAATGCTAAGGCCAACAATGAGATATGCAGAGCCTCTGCAACTGATGCACTGAGAGACCTTGGCCTTGATAACTACAATAGCTAA
- the LOC130508369 gene encoding serine/threonine-protein kinase SRK2E, which translates to MDRPAVSGPMDLPIMHDSDRYELVKDIGSGNFGVARLMRDKQSNELVAVKYIERGEKIDENVKREIINHRSLKHPNIVRFKEVVLTPTHLAIVMEYAAGGELFERICNAGRFSEDEARFFFQQLISGVSYCHAMQVCHRDLKLENTLLDGSPAPRLKICDFGYSKSSVLHSQPKSTVGTPAYIAPEVLLKKEYDGKVADVWSCGVTLYVMLVGAYPFEDPEEPKNFRKTIHRILNVQYAIPDYVHISPECRHLISRIFVADPAKRISIPEIRNHEWFLKNLPADIMNDDTMNSQFDESDQPGQSIEEIMQIVAEATVPPAGTQSLNHYLTGSLDIDEDMEEDLESDLDDLDIDSSGEIVYAM; encoded by the exons ATGGATCGACCAGCAGTAAGTGGGCCAATGGATTTGCCGATCATGCACGACAGCGATAGGTACGAGCTCGTCAAAGATATTGGCTCCGGAAACTTTGGAGTTGCAAGATTGATGAGAGACAAGCAGAGTAACGAGCTTGTTGCTGTCAAATACATCGAGAGAGGTGAGAAG atagatgaaaatgtaaaaaggGAGATAATTAACCACAGGTCCTTAAAACATCCCAATATCGTTAGATTCAAAGAG GTAGTATTAACACCAACACATTTGGCCATTGTTATGGAATACGCAGCTGGAGGAGAACTCTTTGAGCGTATCTGCAATGCAGGCCGTTTCAGCGAAGACGAG GCGAGGTTTTTCTTCCAGCAGCTCATTTCAGGAGTTAGTTACTGTCATGCTATG CAAGTATGTCACAGAGATTTGAAGCTAGAGAACACGTTACTAGATGGTAGCCCTGCACCTCGTCTAAAGATATGTGATTTTGGTTATTCCAAG tcCTCGGTGTTACATTCGCAGCCAAAATCAACAGTTGGAACCCCTGCTTATATCGCTCCCGAGGTTTTGCTAAAGAAAGAATATGATGGCAAG GTTGCAGATGTTTGGTCTTGTGGGGTAACTTTGTATGTTATGCTTGTTGGAGCATATCCTTTCGAAGATCCCGAAGAGCCTAAGAATTTCAGGAAAACTATACAT AGAATCTTGAATGTCCAGTACGCTATTCCTGATTATGTTCACATATCTCCTGAATGTCGCCACTTGATCTCCAGAATATTCGTTGCTGATCCTGCTAAG AGGATATCAATTCCTGAGATAAGGAACCATGAATGGTTTCTTAAGAATCTACCGGCAGATATCATGAATGATGACACAATGAATAGCCAGTTTGATGAATCGGATCAACCGGGTCAAAGCATCGAAGAGATCATGCAGATCGTTGCAGAAGCAACAGTTCCTCCAGCAGGCACTCAGAGTCTAAACCATTATCTCACAG GAAGCTTGGATATAGATGAGGATATGGAGGAAGATCTTGAGAGTGACTTGGATGATCTTGACATCGACAGTAGCGGAGAGATTGTGTACGCAATGTGA